From the Psilocybe cubensis strain MGC-MH-2018 chromosome 9, whole genome shotgun sequence genome, one window contains:
- a CDS encoding Guanine nucleotide-binding protein alpha-4 subunit, which produces MPESRVTTRLSPDDNDPLSIHPPIFETSEERAARLASEQHAKEVSDNIDEELEQQRVLEGKGPKPIKILLLGQSESGKSTTLKNFQLMYDPKAFREERASWRAVIQLNIVQSIRTILLALARLETVQSQHTSSSSSLSPKRSHPLLSPELLTIKSRLQPLADVEQNLVRRLTGSGDGSSQRSGYGVTSDTTSTKGALKEIAINAAIPWKNAFSRLRKSEERSSQDDSDGIDWEDPDDPWPILNTCAPDMIALWNNPNIKQLLVRQNLRIEDLSGYFLDSLERLTAPRYVPTDDDILHARLKTLGVSEYIFKISTSGTVRDWKVYDVGGHRSQRGMALSC; this is translated from the exons ATGCCAGAGTCTCGTGTAACAACACGACTATCCCCAGACGACAATGATCccctttccattcatcctcCCATCTTCGAGACGAGCGAAGAGCGCGCGGCACGACTTGCAAGCGAGCAACATGCTAAGGAGGTGTCGGACAATATTGACGAGGAGCTGGAGCAGCAGCGCGTGTTAGAGGGCAAGGGGCCTAAACCTATCAAAATTCTCCTACTAG GACAGAGCGAATCTG GCAAATCTACGACTCTCAAAA ATTTTCAGCTGATGTATGATCCCAAG GCATTTCGGGAGGAACGCGCTTCTTGGCGCGCCGTGATTCAACTGAACATTGTTCAGTCCATTCGTACCATCTTGTTGGCTCTGGCAAGGCTAGAAACCGTTCAAAGCCAACACACCTCAAGTTCTTCGAGTCTGAGTCCTAAACGAtctcatcctcttctgtcTCCGGAGCTCTTGACTATCAAATCGCGATTACAACCTCTGGCTGATGTCGAACAGAACCTTGTTCGGCGCCTAACTGGATCTGGAGATGGGTCCTCGCAACGCTCTGGCTATGGTGTAACATCCGACACTACatcgacgaaaggtgctcTCAAAGAAATTGCTATTAACGCGGCTATACCCTGGAAGAATGCCTTTAGTAGACTCAGAAAATCTGAAGAAAGGAGCAGCCAGGATGATTCGGATGGGATTGACTGGGAAGATCCTGATGACCCCTGGCCTATCCTAAACACTTGCGCCCCCGACATGATTGCACTGTGGAATAATCCCAATATAAAACAGTTATTGGTGAGGCAAAATTTAAGAATAGAGGACCTATCTGGATA TTTTTTGGATTCACTGGAACGCTTGACGGCTCCTCGATATGTCCCCACGGATG ACGATATTCTCCATGCTCGGCTAAAAACGCTAG GTGTTAGCGAATACATCTTCAAAATATCTACCA GTGGCACAGTGAGAGATTGGAAGGTTTATGATGTCGGCGGTCACAGATCCCAG CGAGGTATGGCCTTATCCTGCTAA
- a CDS encoding Guanine nucleotide-binding protein alpha-4 subunit, whose translation MLAAWAPYFDDMDAIIFLAPISCFDQVLEEDHKVNRLEDSFKLWTLIVSNELLKNTNLILFLNKIDILRTKLSSGVLMKDYVVSYGDRPNDVDHTAAYLRRKFGGILHERSPSTRVFYCHFTTVTDTKSTKLILTNLKDMLMRQNLLKTNLIN comes from the exons ATGTTAGCTGCCTGGGCTCCCTACTTCGACGATATGGATGCTATCATTTTCCTTGCGCCAATAAG TTGCTTTGATCAGGTTCTTGAGGAAGATCACAAAGTCAATAGATTG GAAGATTCCTTTAAGCTGTGGACATTGATTGTTTCAAATGAACTTCTCAAGAACACCAACCTGATATTATTCTTAAACAAGATCGACATTCTGCGCACGAAACTCTCATCTGGAGTTCTAATGAAGGACTATGTCGTGTCATATGGTGATCGTCCAAATGATGTCGACCATACAGCGGCAT ACCTGCGGAGGAAGTTTG GGGGTATTTTACATGAGCGATCCCCATCAACTCGTGTTTTCTATTGCCATTTTACGACAGTCACA GATACCAAGTCGACAAAGTTGATTCTCACAAATC TTAAAGACATGTTGATGCGGCAAAACCTACTGAAAACCAATCTTATTAACTGA
- a CDS encoding hypothetical protein (Uncharacterized protein C824.03c, mitochondrial), which yields MLRRGGTLLNLHRVFRSVCCKRVLKCLFSTEVSTVHKGTAFEERSLALLEQTMSMSLKRVGGKEDGGIDLVGWWWLPYDDDTAGSTAYTKRRRIRVLGQCKAEKKKMGPSFVRELEGVLYRFITMPSTLPGLVDEEKPDVSIPGQAHIPMVALLISESPFTKSALLRAHSSPIPFFMLHLPPVDDNRTSDPESEGGLESPQTFVGPGAAVCNPALSGAQGLLQGQMEVRWERHMLGQHGRPALWWRNTRLPNQIPYTDPLEASVDASRCES from the coding sequence ATGCTCAGAAGAGGGGGAACCCTGCTAAATCTCCATCGAGTTTTTCGGTCTGTATGCTGCAAACGCGTATTGAAATGTTTGTTCTCGACCGAAGTCAGTACAGTCCACAAAGGCACTGCGTTTGAAGAACGATCCCTTGCACTATTGGAACAGACGATGTCCATGTCTCTCAAACGCGTTGGAGGGAAAGAAGACGGTGGAATTGACCTTGTGGGCTGGTGGTGGCTTCCGTATGATGACGATACGGCAGGCTCAACGGCATATACCAAAAGGCGACGGATACGCGTCCTGGGACAATGCAAAgcggaaaagaagaaaatgggaCCGAGTTTCGTTCGCGAGCTTGAAGGCGTTCTGTACCGCTTCATAACCATGCCGTCGACTCTCCCTGGGCttgttgatgaagaaaagCCGGACGTGTCTATTCCTGGGCAAGCCCATATTCCGATGGTGGCCCTCCTGATTTCCGAATCGCCTTTCACCAAATCCGCGCTCCTGCGTGCTCACTCGTCGCCGATACCTTTCTTTATGCTGCACCTACCTCCTGTGGATGATAACCGTACTTCAGATCCTGAGTCAGAAGGTGGACTCGAGTCTCCCCAAACCTTCGTTGGTCCCGGTGCAGCGGTGTGCAACCCTGCTCTATCGGGTGCTCAAGGACTTTTACAGGGTCAAATGGAAGTACGTTGGGAAAGGCATATGTTAGGGCAACACGGTCGTCCAGCACTATGGTGGCGAAATACAAGGTTACCGAATCAGATACCCTATACGGACCCGCTTGAAGCGAGCGTAGATGCATCAAGATGTGAATCATGA